Below is a window of Haloterrigena alkaliphila DNA.
CGTCTCCGTGACGACGACGCCGACGAACATCGTCGAGACGCTGATCACCGCGATGAACAACAGGACGTGGGTGAGGGAGACTCTGACCATCGGCGACGGACGACTCGAGGGGAGGACGGTCTCGGAGCGGCATAGTCCTACCGGCCGTCGGCGAGGGCCGCGGAGAAGGGCAGATGGGGACCAGACGACGCGAGTCGCTGGTGACGGTCAGCGCTCGACGAGGCCGACGTATCTGATTTCGACGGCCACCTCTTCCTCGGTGTGGCGGTTGATCCGCTCGTGTAACCGATCGGCCAACTCTGGCGGCGCCTCCCCGGGCGGCCCACCGACGGTGATGACGACGCGCTCGGGGCCGAGGAACGGGTAGTTCTCGTCCATGACCACCTCGAACTCGAGCATCTGATACGCCTCGAACTCCTCTTGCGAGAGGACCGTTGCGGTCTCTTCGCGGGCGTTCTGCTCGAACGTGGAGACGGTGTACGACGAGTAGGAGATGGCGCCGAGGAAGACGGCGAAGACGAGGACGATCACGGCCAGTCCGAGCACCCGTCGACGGACGCGCTGTTCCGTCTCCCCGAGCGAGAACAGGTTCTCCGGCCGGTAGCCGGCCCACCACAGCGTCACGAGGCCGGCGAGGTTCACCGAGAGGACGTTGACGAACACGAGCGCGGTCGAGCCGATGGCGGCCGAGGGCTGGCCCCACGCGATGGCGATACCGGCCGCCGCGGCGGGCGGAATCAACGCCGCGGCGATCATGACACCGACCAGCGCGACGGCGGTCCCCGTCGCGATGCTGATGATTCCCGCGACGCCGGCGCCCAGCGCGATCGCCAGCGAGAGGAGGTCGGGCGCGAGTCGTTCGGAGATTTCGCCGACCTCGCTGAGGTTGAGCCCCGGTGGAACGATGTTGGTCATCCGGACGGTCCAGGCGAACACCGCGGCCGCAGCGATCGCGAGGAGAATGCCGAGTATCTGGTAGTAGAGGCTCTCCCGGAACAGTTCCTCGTCGTCGATCACCGAGCCGACGCTCAGTCCGAGCGCCGGCCCGATCAGCGGCGCGATCACCATCGAGCCGACGACGACCGCCGGCGAATCGAGGAAGAGGCCCGCCGTCGCGACGACGGCGCTGATGACCGTCATGATCGAGTAGACCGCGAACGTCGGCGTCAGCGAGTCGGCCTCGGACTGGAGCTCCTGCCTCGAGATCCGGTCAGTCTCGACGTCGCCGTTCTCGTACTCCTCCTTCAGGGTCTCGAAGCGCCGCGAGACGACCGTCTCCGCGTCGACGACGACCGTGTAGGCGTCCTCGTCGACGCCCGCGTCCTGCAGTTCGTCGAGGACGGGTTCGACCGCCGCGTTCGGCAGCGGAAAGTAGACAACCGCCGTATACCCCCGATTGCTCTCCTCGTCGGTCAGGACGTAGTCGATCTCTCGGTCGTCGAGCGCCTCGAGGATCGTCTCCCGCTTGCCCGTCGGCACTGTCAACTGAACGAGCCGCACGTGAAGGGCTGAGCACTCCCGGGACTATAACTTGGGGCGCTTTCGGCGCGTACTCGTCGGTATCGCCGCGCTGGCGGTCGCGTCGACGGTCGTCGGCCTCCTGCTCGTGACGGTCGTCTAGCTCGCGGGGCAAGTACCGTGCGTATAAACCCGCGACTCCCCTACGACGGCGTATGTTCGACACGCGACCCGACCGCGACGCCGAGGTGGCGCTCGTCGGTCGCTCGAACGTGGGCAAGTCGACGCTCATGCGCGAGCTCACCGGCCACAGCTTCGACACCGGCGGGAAACCCGGCGTCACGCGCCAGCCCAACCACTACGACTGGGCCGCCGAGGACTTCGTCGTCACCGACCTCCCCGGCTTCGGCTTCATGAGCGGCGTCGACGAGGACTACCGCGAGGAGATCAAGACGAACATCGTCCGCTACCTCGAGGAGTACGCCGAGAACGTCCTCGTCGGGATCCTGGTCGTCGACGGCAAGAGCGTCATCGACATCATCGACCGCCACTCGGGTCCCGACGAGATTCCCTACGACGTCGAGATGTTCCACTTCCTCCGGGACCTCGACATCCCCACCGTCGTCGCCGTCAACAAGATGGACAAGGTCGACGACCGCGACGAGCGTCTGAACGACCTCTGCGACCGCCTCGGCCTGCTCCCGCCGTGGAAACAGTGGCAGGAAACGATCGCCCCGATCACCGCCAAGAACGGCCAGGTCAGCAGTCTCAACGAAGCCGTCCGCACGCACCTGCACGAGCAGAATCGCGACGATCTGTTTAAATTCTTCTAGAACCGAACTTTTGCTCTGCGGGCGCGGCGAAGCCGCGCCCTCGGCAAAACTTCGATGAAAAGCCTCTTCCCTCCGTTCCGTTCACTCGACTCGCGGCTCGCGCCGCTCGTCTATACGCGGCGCGTAGCGCCGCGCTTTCGTTCACTTCACATCGGTCGTCGGCCCGCTCGCTCCCTTCGGTCGCTCGCGGTGTTCGTTGGAGAACAGCCTGCCCTTCCCCGGGTTGCACGACTCTCGCGATACTCGAGTCGTGCGCCCGGCCACTCGAGCGAGACACGTTCCGTCCTATCGCGACGGTCCGTCTTTCAATCGCGTCCGCATCCGCAAACACGCCAGCGCCACGTCGTCGCTCATCTCGAGCGAAACCGTCTCGACCCCCTCGTAGCCCCGTTGCTCGTAGAAGCCGATGGCGTTCCGCGAGGCCGTCAGGACGAGCGTCTCGAGGCCCGCCTCCCGTGCGGCCGACTCGAGGTCGGTGAGGATCGCGGTACCGACGCCCTCGCGAGCGTGATCGGGGTGGACGTACACCGCGCCGATCTGGCCGGTCCGGTCGTCGTCGACGTCGGGAGGTTCGCAGTCGAGCAGGCCGAATCCGATGGGATCGCCGCCGTCGCCATCGTCGCCCTCGCGTTCGGCGACGACGATCTGAAAGCCGTCTTCCTCGAGCGGGTACCGTTCCGGGTGGACGTTCGCGAGCCACGCCTCGACCTGCCGGTCGGTGTAGCCCTCGCTCCCCTCCTCGCGGATCGCGGCCGCGTGCACGTCGCTGATCGCTTCGGCGTCGTCGACGGTCGCCTCCCGGATCGTCACCTGCGGTGCCACGGTCAGACGACGCGGTTGTGGAACGCCTCGCCGGTCCCGAGTCGCGAGACGTTCTCGCGGACGATATCGCCGACGTCGCGGAAGTAGTCTCGCGTGTAGGCCGCGCAGTGGGGCGTGACGATCACCTCGTCCATCCCCCACAGCGGCGACTCTTCGGGTAGGGGCTCCTCCTCGAAGACGTCCAGCGCCGCGCCCGCGATGGAATCGGACTCGAGGGCGTCGATCAGCGCCGGTTCGTCCACGACGGGGCCGCGTGCGACGTTGACGAAGTAGGCGTCGTCGCGCATGGTTTCGAAAACCTCGCCGTCGAATCGGTGGTGGGTCTCCTCGGTCAGCGGCACCGTGACGATCACGAATTCGACGCCCTCGATCGCCTCGAGCAGCCGATCGTCGGTATAGATCTCGTCGAAGCCCGGAACGGACTCGTCGGAGCGGCGAACGCCCCGCACCTCGAGACCGAGTCCGCCGAGGGTCTCGGCGACGCCGCGGCCGAGCGTTCCGGTGCCGACGACGCAGGCGGTCTTGCCGGGCAGCGTGAACCCGTCGTCCCACGCGGGGCGCTCCCAGCGACGCTCCGTCTGGTTCGCGACGAGGTCGTGGAGGCGCCGCGAGAACGAGAGCAGGTAGCCCGCGACCGTCTCGCCGACGCTCCGCCCGTGGATCCCCGTGCTGTTCGTCAGCACCACGCCGTTGGACTCGAACTCGTCGAACGGGAACCGATCGACGCCTGACTGGATGGAGTGGACCCACGCACACTCGAGGCAGTCCGGGTGATACTCGAGGGTGACGACCGCGTCGCGGGCCGCGATTTCGTCGTCGCCGATCACGTCGACGGTGGCCGGGAGATCGGTGAGGTAGTCCGCGAGTTCCGACGGCGGAAACACCGCCTCGACCGATTCGTGCACCCCGAGTCGCTCGAGTTCGAATTCCATAGCGGGCGATACGCTCGAATCGGGGTTGAAGGTTTGGGCGAACGCCTATCCCGAACGCGACGTACTATTCTGGTGATGGCGGACCAGGACAAACTGCAGGGATTTGGGTCGTGGAGCGGGGCCGAACTTCACGAGGAGGTACAGGGGTATCGAGACGAGTTGAAGCGTGATCTCTCGAATCGTCTCGACAGGTACAACGCTGATCGGTTCGGTGAGTGATGAAGAGCCGTATCGGTGAGACCTATCTATGAGTGAAACGGTGGTGGCTCAGTGAAAAGTCTCATCACAAGGGGCTGAGTGGGGGTAACTCTTCGTCATCGCCACCTACCGATAATAGATTTGTGTCACGCAAAAACCCCACGGACGGAGCGTGACCTAGAACATCTCGCGCCAGCCCTCGAGTTCCCGCAACTCCTCGACGACGTCACTCACGTCCGCGGACTCGAGCGCCCCGCGCTCGGTCACCAGTTCATCGACGCAGTCTGCGGGCGTCACGTCGAACGTCGGGTTCACCACGTCGAGCGACGCCGGGCCGTCGTAGACCGCCGAGCGATCGCCGGACTCGAGATTTACCTCCTCGCGGGTCGAGATCTTGTCGGTGGCGGCCACGACCGTCACAGGAACGCCCTCGCGAGTGGCGGCGAGCACCAGTGCGCGGGTACCGGTCTTGTTCACCACGGAACCGTCGGGCAGCACCGTATCGGCGCCGACGACGACCCGGTCGACGTCCTCGCTCGAGAGCACGTGCGCCGCGGCCGCGTCGGTGTGGACCGCCACGGGGCAGTCGACGGCGTCGTCCGCCGCGAATTCCTCGGCCACGTCGATCCCCTCGCGCGCCGGGCGCGACTCCGCGACGAACACGCGTGAGGGGTCGCCGCCGCGAAGCGCCTCGAGGACGGTCCCGGACCGCGAGAGCGTTGCAACGGCGCCGTCGATGCGCTCACCGGCGGTGGCCGCGGCGTCCGCGTCGGCCCCCAGCGCGCGCTCGAGGTTCGACAGCGCGGACTCGAGGACGGCCGGCGCCCCGGCAGCGGGGTCGCCGTCTGCGACGGAATCCGTCGCCTCGGCCATCGTCCGGTTGACTCGATTCCGAAGGACGGCCATCGACGGCCGGGCCTCGAGCAGTCGACGGGCGAGTTCGGCGAGTTCGTCCCACTCGTCCGCGGGGGCCGCGCCGAAATCAGCTCTCTCCGCGACGATCACGCCCGCACGGTCGCGCAGCACCTCGAGCGCCCGGATCGACAGATACGCAGCGCCGTGCTCGTCGTCGGCCGCGATCGAGCGGACGGTCGGCGCGACCCGCTCGTAAGCGGTCCACAGTTCGGGCACCGTCTCGCCGATTTCGGCTTCGGCCTCGGCCTCGAGCGCGTCGACCGCGTCGAGTCCGGACTCGAGGTCGAGCATCGCGGTCGGCGAGACCCACTCGTACTCGTCGTGTTCTTCGCTCAGTTCGATCTCGCGGGAGTCGGCGTCGAACAGGTACGAATGCACGACCCAGTCACGCCCGAGGTCGGGGTCCTCGAACTCGACCGGGCGCCCCGAGCGGACGATCGAGATGTCCTCGTCCGGCTCGAGACCCGTCTCCTCGCGGATCTCGGCGCGAACCTGCTCGTCGGGTTGCCCTTCCGCGAACCCCGAAACCCCGCCCCACTGGCCCCGATAGGTCCCGACGGCGTCGCCGCGGCGCAACAGCAGAACGTCGCCGCGATGACGGAGCAAAGCGGTGACGACGTGGTTCGAATCGTCGGTGTCGGCGTCGGCATCGGTATCGGCGCACATACGAGAGTCGACGGGAACGCGAGAGGTGTCGTTTTCGGACCCGTTCGTCGGCGGGACGGTGCCGGAAACGGACAGCACGGGCTGTCTCGGTCCGGTAACGGGGAGCTCGAGTGAACGGTCGCCGGATACCGCTCCTGCGCTACGGTTTTCGACCTCGAGATGCTACGCTCACCTATGACCCGTATCGCGATCGTCTCCGATACGCACGTGCCCACTCGAGAGCGCGCGCTCCCGGCGTGGGTCGTCGCCGAGATCGAAGCGGCCGACCACACCATCCACGCCGGCGACTTCGAGTCGTTCGGGAGTTACGAGCGGATCGTCGACCTCGCCGACGGCGACCTGACGGCCGTTCGGGGCAACGTGGATCCGGCGACGCTCGACGTCCCGCTGACCGCCACGGTCGAGGTCGACGGCGTGACGTTCGTCGTCACTCACGGCGACGGCTCGTCCGGCGAGTGGCGCGAACGGGTCGTCGAGACGGCTCGCGAGGAAACGGCGGCGAACGCGGAACCGACGCTGGTCGCCGTCGCCGGCCACACTCACCAGGTGGTCGACACGACCGTCGACATCGACGACCATCGCTCGGCCGGCGACCGGGGAGGGGGTGTCGATCGCGTCCGCGTGCTCAATCCGGGCAGCGCCACCGGTGCCGCTCCCACGACCTACGAGACGATGTTCGTCGCCACCGTCCGCGACGGAACGCTCGAGGTCGAGCATCGAACCGAGTAGCCGTCGTCCTCACGCCCCGCCGTCTCGTCACTCGCCGACCCGTTCCCCGCTCGTCGTGCGTCCCCCGTGAATCCGTAACTATACCCGTCTCGCGGCCAACGTGACGGCATGACCGAACGCGTTACCGTATCGCTGGACGAGGACTCGAGCGCGGCCCTCGAGACGCTGCTGGCCGAGACGGAGACGGGACAAAGCGAGGTCGTCCGGCGGGCGCTGACGTTCTACGCGGCGAACTTCGAGGCCGCGAGCGGCCGGCCCAGCGACAACTTAGAACAGTACTACCAGATGCTGACGTCGGGCGAGCACGTCCTGCTGGACGTCGATTTCCTCCACGCCTTCCTCGAGCACTGCTACGGCGGCGGCGATCCCGACCCAGAGTTCGTCGCGGCGGCCGATCGCGTCTCCGACTACCACGCCCGCGAGTACGCCGGGCGGTTCGAGCGCGTCGGCGAGTTGCTCGAGTGGCTCTCGTTCTGCGGCTTCCTCGAGGTGCGCCGGGAGGAAGGGGACGTATACCATATCGTCTTCCCCTCGGAGGCTATCCGCTGGTTCATGACCCGATTCATCGAGCGGAGCACCGTCGACATGCCCACCGAGATCGAGATCGACCGGGGCGTCTCGAAGGTGATCGTCACCGAGCGCCCGGACTGACTCGAGTCCGACCGCCACCACGCCGACGGACTGATTCGAATCCGACCGTCACTCGCGGCCGACGGACTGACTGTCACACGAATTCGTACGGTCACACGAGTTCATACGTCTTCATACGCGAACCGGCGCCGCTCGAGCGACGCGATTCGTCGTGTGTTCGGTTCTTAACAACCCTTTTGCTCGTTTCTGATATGGATGGATGTGGACACATATCATGGGTGTTGTAGACCGACTCAAGTCGATCGGACCGGGCGCACTGGTCGCGGCGGCGTTCGTCGGACCGGGGACCGTCACGACCGCGAGCGTCATCGGCGCGGAGTACGCCTACCTGCTCGTGTGGACGATCGCGTTCTCGATTCTGGCGACGATGGTGCTCCAGGAGATGAGCGCGCGACTCGGCCTGATCACGAACGAGGGACTGGGTGAAGCGTTTCGAAACGAGTTCTCGAACCCGATCGCGAGGGGCGTTACGATCACGCTCGTCGTGAGCGCGATCGGTATCGGCACCGCGGCGTTCCAGACGGGCAACATCGTCGGCGGCGCCGCCGGACTGGCGACGATCACCGGCGTCAGCGAGAACGTCTGGGGGCCGATCATGGGGCTGGTCGCCGCCGGCCTGCTGTGGACGGGGAGCTACAAGCTGATCGAGCGGGTCTTCATCGGCCTCGTCATCGTCATGGGGCTGGCGTTCGTGCTCAACGCGATCATCGTCCGGCCCGATCTCGCCGCGCTCGGCGGCGGCCTCGTGCCGACGATCCCGGAGGGGTCGGCGTACCTGATCGCCGGCCTCATCGGGACCACCGTCGTCGGCTACAACCTGTTCCTGCACGCGAGCACCGTTCAGGAGCGCTGGGACGACGCCGACGACCTCGCGGCGTGTCGCACCGACACGATCGCGATGGTCGCCGTCGGCGGCCTCATCACCACCGCGATCGTCGTCACCGCAGCCGCGGTGTTCCCCGAGGGGACCCAGATCGCCGACGTCGGCGAGATGGCCGACCAGCTCGAGCCCGTCTTCGGCGGCTACGCGCTGACGTTCTTCGCGATCGGCCTCTTCGCGGCGGGCTTTACGAGTGCGATGAGCGCGCCGCTGGCCGGCGCCTACGCCACCGCCGGCGCGCTGGGCTGGGAGCGCGACCTGACGTCGACCCGATTCCGGGCGATCTGGCTGACGATCCTCGGCGTCGGCATCGTCTTCTCCGCGCTGGACTACAACCCCGTCGAGGTCATCGTCTTCGCGCAGGTCGCCAACGGCCTCCTGTTGCCGATTCTGGCGGTCTTCCTCATCTACGCGATGAACAACGACGACCTGCTGGGCGAGTACACGAACAGCCCCCTCCAGAACGTGCTGGGCGGCCTCGTCACGCTCGTCGTCGTCGGTATCGGCCTCCGAACGCTCTACGACGTGTTACTTCTCTGATCGAATGAACGATTCAAACGGACACGACGCGAATTCGAACGCGACCACCGTGAACGCGACTACCGAACTGCACGGCAACGAACTGCGAACCGACGGCGGCCGGCTCGCGTCCGACGGCGCCACCCGGATCGGCGTCGACGTCGGCGGCACGTTCACCGACGTCGCCCTCTCCGTCGACGACGACCTCGTCACCGCGAAAGTGCCGAGCACCGATCCGCAGCACGTCGGCGTCCTCGACGGCCTCCGGAAGGCCTGCGACGACGCGGGAATCGACCCCGCGGAGATCGACGAGTTCGCGCACGCGATGACCGTCTCGGTCAACGCCCTGCTCGAGCGCGGCGGGGCGCGGACGGCGCTGGTGACGACCGAGGGGTTCCGGGACGTCCTCGAGATCGGCCGGCAGGACCGGCCCGATCTGTACGACCTCGAGGCCGAGAAACCCGAGCCGCTGGTCCCCCGCGAGTTGCGCTTCGAGGTCGACGAGCGGACGACGGGCGCGGGCCTCGAGCGGCCGGTCGACGAAGCCGAGATCCGCGACCTCGCGGCCACGCTGCGCGAGCGCGACGTCGAAGCGGTCGCGATCTGTCTGCTCCACGCCTACGCCGACCCCGCAAACGAGCGCGTCGTCGCCGAGACGCTGCGCGAGGAACTCGACGTGCCGATCTCGGCCTCCCACGAGGTGCTCGCGGAGTTCCGCGAGTTCGAGCGCACGTCGACGACGGCGGTCGACGCGTACGTTCGCCCGGCGATCGACGACTACGTCGGTCGGCTGGTCGACGAGGCCGAGGCGGCGGGGATTCCGGCGCCGCGGATCATGCAGGCCAACGGCGGCATCGCCGACCCGGAGACGGTCCGCGAACACGCTGTGACGACGACGCTGTCAGGTCCTGCGGCGGGCGTCGTCGGCGCGGCCGCGACCGTGGACGACGCCGACCTCGCCGGGCTCGTCACCTTCGACATGGGCGGGACCTCGAGCGACGTGAGCCTCGTCCGTGACGGCGGGGCGGAGCGGACGACCGACGCAGAGATCGACGGCCTGCCGATCCGGACCCCGATGGTCGACGTGAACACCGTCGGCGCGGGCGGCGGCTCGATCGCCTGGGTCGACGCCGGTGGCGCGCTCCGGGTCGGCCCCGAATCGTCGGGCGCCGATCCCGGTCCCGCCTGCTACGGCCGCGGCGGCACCGATCCCACCGTCACCGACGCGAACGTCGTTCTGGGCTACATCGGCCCCGAGACCGCGCTGGGCGGCGAGATGACGCTGGACGTCGACGCCGCCCGCGAGGCCCTCGAGCGACTCGCCGACGAGGCCGGTCTCGACGGGGCGCTCGAGGCAGCGCAGGGGGTCTACCGCGTGGCGAACGCGACGATGACGCGGACGATCCGCTCGGTGACGGTCGAGCGGGGCCACGACCCCCGCGAGTTCGCCCTGGTGGCCTTCGGCGGCGCGGGCCCGATGCACGCCGCGTCGCTGGCCGGCTCGCTCGAGGTCGACCGCGTCGTCGTTCCGCGGCCGGGCGGCGTGCTCTCGGCCTTCGGCCTGCTCGCGGCCGACGAGAGCTACGACGCCGTCCGCACCGTCGGCGTCGATCTCGCGGAGGCGGCGCCAGCGGACCTCGAGGCCGTCTACGACGACCTCGTCGCGGACGTGCTCGCGGACGCCTCCGACCGGGACGCGGCGCGCGTCGAGCGCGCGGCCGACTGTCGCTACGCGGGCCAGAGCTTCGAGTTGACCGTTCCCGCCGACGAATCGTTCGACCCGGCGGCGGTCGCGGAGCGCTTCCACGACGCCCACGAGCGTGCCTACGGCTACGCGATGGACGAATCGATCGAGGTCGTCAACCTCCGGGCGACGGCGACCATCCCGGGGACCGAACCGAGCATCCGCCACGAAGGGGCCGACGAGAGCGCGGCCCGTCTCGGGACGCGGGACGCCTACTTCCCCGAGACCGGTTCCGAGCCGCTCGAGACGACCGTCTACGACCGGGACCGACTGCCGTCGGGAGCCACGGTCGACGGGCCGGCGATCCTCGAGCAGGCTGAAAGCACCACCGTCGTCCCGCCGGCGTGGGCGGGCGAGATCCTCGCGGACGGAACGCTCGCGATGACGCGAGACCCCGACAGTCAGGAGGGAGACCGATGACGGAGAACGCCACCGAGTCCGACGGTATCGACCCGATCACCCTCGAGGTGCTGCGCAACCAACTCGAGAGCGTCGCGGAGGAGATGGGCCAGACCCTGATCCGCGGCGCCTACTCCCCCAATATCAAGGAGCGCCGCGACTGCTCGACGGCGTTGTTCGACGCCGACGGGCGAATGATCGCCCAGGCGGAGCACATTCCGGTCCACCTGGGCGCGATGCCCGCCGCCGTGGAGGCCGTCCTCGAGCACGATCCGAAGCCCGGCGACGTGTTCGTGCTCAACGACCCGTTCGCGGGCGGGACGCACCTGCCGGACGTAACGATGGTGTCGCCGATCGCGCCCGACGGCGAAATCGTCGGCTACGCCGTCTCGCGGGCCCATCACGCCGACGTCGGCGGGATGACCCCCGGGAGCATGCCGGCCGGCGCGCAGGAGATCTACCAGGAGGGGCTGCGGCTCCCGCCGACGCGACTCGTCGAGGGCGGCGAGCCCTGCGAGGACGTCCGCTCGCTCGTCCTCGCGAACGTCCGGAACCCGAGCGAGCGGAAGGCCGACCTGCGCGCACAGCAGGCCGCGAACGAGCGCGCCGAGGAGCGACTCGCCGCCCTCTTCGACGAACACGGCCGCGAGACCGTCCTCGCGGGGTTCGACGCCGTGATCGACTACTCCCGCGAGCGGATCGAGAGCGAGATCGCGGCGCTGCCCGACGGCACCTACGAGGCGACGGACGTCCTCGAGGGCGACGGCGTGACCGACGAGGACGTCGAGATTTCGGTCGCGGTGACGGTCGACGGCGAGGCCATCGACGTCGACTTCGCGGGAACCGCCGACCAGGTCGCGGGGAACCTCAACGCGCCGGTGGCGGTCGCCGAGAGCGCGGTCTACTTCGTCGTGCGCTGTATCACCGACCCCGGGATCCCGCCGAATCACGGCTGTTACGACCCCGTGAGCGTCCACGCGCCCGAGGGGTCGCTGCTGAACCCGGAGCCGCCGGCCGCCGTGGTCGGCGGCAACGTCGAGACCAGCCAGCGCGTGACCGACGTGGTCTTCACCGCGCTCGCGGGAGCGGCGCCCGACCGCGTGCCGGCGCAGGGTCAGGGGACGATGAACAACCTGACCATCGGGGCCCGCGACGGCTCCTTCACCTACTACGAGACCATCGGCGGCGGCTTCGGCGCTCGAGCCGACCGCGACGGGATGGACGGCGTCCAGGTGGGGATGACGAAC
It encodes the following:
- the engB gene encoding GTP-binding protein EngB, whose amino-acid sequence is MFDTRPDRDAEVALVGRSNVGKSTLMRELTGHSFDTGGKPGVTRQPNHYDWAAEDFVVTDLPGFGFMSGVDEDYREEIKTNIVRYLEEYAENVLVGILVVDGKSVIDIIDRHSGPDEIPYDVEMFHFLRDLDIPTVVAVNKMDKVDDRDERLNDLCDRLGLLPPWKQWQETIAPITAKNGQVSSLNEAVRTHLHEQNRDDLFKFF
- a CDS encoding Nramp family divalent metal transporter, with the translated sequence MGVVDRLKSIGPGALVAAAFVGPGTVTTASVIGAEYAYLLVWTIAFSILATMVLQEMSARLGLITNEGLGEAFRNEFSNPIARGVTITLVVSAIGIGTAAFQTGNIVGGAAGLATITGVSENVWGPIMGLVAAGLLWTGSYKLIERVFIGLVIVMGLAFVLNAIIVRPDLAALGGGLVPTIPEGSAYLIAGLIGTTVVGYNLFLHASTVQERWDDADDLAACRTDTIAMVAVGGLITTAIVVTAAAVFPEGTQIADVGEMADQLEPVFGGYALTFFAIGLFAAGFTSAMSAPLAGAYATAGALGWERDLTSTRFRAIWLTILGVGIVFSALDYNPVEVIVFAQVANGLLLPILAVFLIYAMNNDDLLGEYTNSPLQNVLGGLVTLVVVGIGLRTLYDVLLL
- a CDS encoding NUDIX domain-containing protein — protein: MCADTDADADTDDSNHVVTALLRHRGDVLLLRRGDAVGTYRGQWGGVSGFAEGQPDEQVRAEIREETGLEPDEDISIVRSGRPVEFEDPDLGRDWVVHSYLFDADSREIELSEEHDEYEWVSPTAMLDLESGLDAVDALEAEAEAEIGETVPELWTAYERVAPTVRSIAADDEHGAAYLSIRALEVLRDRAGVIVAERADFGAAPADEWDELAELARRLLEARPSMAVLRNRVNRTMAEATDSVADGDPAAGAPAVLESALSNLERALGADADAAATAGERIDGAVATLSRSGTVLEALRGGDPSRVFVAESRPAREGIDVAEEFAADDAVDCPVAVHTDAAAAHVLSSEDVDRVVVGADTVLPDGSVVNKTGTRALVLAATREGVPVTVVAATDKISTREEVNLESGDRSAVYDGPASLDVVNPTFDVTPADCVDELVTERGALESADVSDVVEELRELEGWREMF
- the ddh gene encoding D-2-hydroxyacid dehydrogenase, which encodes MEFELERLGVHESVEAVFPPSELADYLTDLPATVDVIGDDEIAARDAVVTLEYHPDCLECAWVHSIQSGVDRFPFDEFESNGVVLTNSTGIHGRSVGETVAGYLLSFSRRLHDLVANQTERRWERPAWDDGFTLPGKTACVVGTGTLGRGVAETLGGLGLEVRGVRRSDESVPGFDEIYTDDRLLEAIEGVEFVIVTVPLTEETHHRFDGEVFETMRDDAYFVNVARGPVVDEPALIDALESDSIAGAALDVFEEEPLPEESPLWGMDEVIVTPHCAAYTRDYFRDVGDIVRENVSRLGTGEAFHNRVV
- a CDS encoding TIGR00341 family protein; translated protein: MRLVQLTVPTGKRETILEALDDREIDYVLTDEESNRGYTAVVYFPLPNAAVEPVLDELQDAGVDEDAYTVVVDAETVVSRRFETLKEEYENGDVETDRISRQELQSEADSLTPTFAVYSIMTVISAVVATAGLFLDSPAVVVGSMVIAPLIGPALGLSVGSVIDDEELFRESLYYQILGILLAIAAAAVFAWTVRMTNIVPPGLNLSEVGEISERLAPDLLSLAIALGAGVAGIISIATGTAVALVGVMIAAALIPPAAAAGIAIAWGQPSAAIGSTALVFVNVLSVNLAGLVTLWWAGYRPENLFSLGETEQRVRRRVLGLAVIVLVFAVFLGAISYSSYTVSTFEQNAREETATVLSQEEFEAYQMLEFEVVMDENYPFLGPERVVITVGGPPGEAPPELADRLHERINRHTEEEVAVEIRYVGLVER
- a CDS encoding GNAT family N-acetyltransferase, with translation MAPQVTIREATVDDAEAISDVHAAAIREEGSEGYTDRQVEAWLANVHPERYPLEEDGFQIVVAEREGDDGDGGDPIGFGLLDCEPPDVDDDRTGQIGAVYVHPDHAREGVGTAILTDLESAAREAGLETLVLTASRNAIGFYEQRGYEGVETVSLEMSDDVALACLRMRTRLKDGPSR
- a CDS encoding ribbon-helix-helix protein, CopG family — translated: MTERVTVSLDEDSSAALETLLAETETGQSEVVRRALTFYAANFEAASGRPSDNLEQYYQMLTSGEHVLLDVDFLHAFLEHCYGGGDPDPEFVAAADRVSDYHAREYAGRFERVGELLEWLSFCGFLEVRREEGDVYHIVFPSEAIRWFMTRFIERSTVDMPTEIEIDRGVSKVIVTERPD
- a CDS encoding hydantoinase/oxoprolinase family protein, whose translation is MNDSNGHDANSNATTVNATTELHGNELRTDGGRLASDGATRIGVDVGGTFTDVALSVDDDLVTAKVPSTDPQHVGVLDGLRKACDDAGIDPAEIDEFAHAMTVSVNALLERGGARTALVTTEGFRDVLEIGRQDRPDLYDLEAEKPEPLVPRELRFEVDERTTGAGLERPVDEAEIRDLAATLRERDVEAVAICLLHAYADPANERVVAETLREELDVPISASHEVLAEFREFERTSTTAVDAYVRPAIDDYVGRLVDEAEAAGIPAPRIMQANGGIADPETVREHAVTTTLSGPAAGVVGAAATVDDADLAGLVTFDMGGTSSDVSLVRDGGAERTTDAEIDGLPIRTPMVDVNTVGAGGGSIAWVDAGGALRVGPESSGADPGPACYGRGGTDPTVTDANVVLGYIGPETALGGEMTLDVDAAREALERLADEAGLDGALEAAQGVYRVANATMTRTIRSVTVERGHDPREFALVAFGGAGPMHAASLAGSLEVDRVVVPRPGGVLSAFGLLAADESYDAVRTVGVDLAEAAPADLEAVYDDLVADVLADASDRDAARVERAADCRYAGQSFELTVPADESFDPAAVAERFHDAHERAYGYAMDESIEVVNLRATATIPGTEPSIRHEGADESAARLGTRDAYFPETGSEPLETTVYDRDRLPSGATVDGPAILEQAESTTVVPPAWAGEILADGTLAMTRDPDSQEGDR
- a CDS encoding metallophosphoesterase family protein, encoding MTRIAIVSDTHVPTRERALPAWVVAEIEAADHTIHAGDFESFGSYERIVDLADGDLTAVRGNVDPATLDVPLTATVEVDGVTFVVTHGDGSSGEWRERVVETAREETAANAEPTLVAVAGHTHQVVDTTVDIDDHRSAGDRGGGVDRVRVLNPGSATGAAPTTYETMFVATVRDGTLEVEHRTE